The sequence CCCAATGTCCGAATATTGCTCGTTATGCGCCCGAATTCACAGGTTCGGTAGTCCGATCTCACAATTCAGATGCCCGATCAGACACCTTGCCAGGGTCATCTGCACGGAGGCACTAAAGCTGGTTCAATGGCGGGCATGCGTCACTTCGCTCGCCGCGTCGCCCTGAAGGCCGCCCGAAAAGGCCTTCACGCTGCAATTTTTAGCCTGGAGCTGGTCAGCGATCTTACCCCCGGCGTACGCATGACGGGGAGGAGACGTCTGCCACAGAACATGTGGCCCGGCCTCTTCGGCGCCGAGGTTGCCACGTGGGCAGCCATCTCCCCATCCCTTCTGCCCCGCCCATGGTGGGTTACGGCAGCGAATGTGGCCATCGGGCAAGGCGCCGGGCACCTCGCCGCGACGACTCTGGCTTTCCTCACCAAACAGGGGTTGAGTATGGCTGGGCGACGTCCCCAAGATCACGTCGGCCCCACCACCCGCCGTTACTCCTATTACGCGCTGGGGCTCGGTACCTTCATCGCGGGACTGCGCTCGCTGAAGAACCAAACCGCCCAGGCTCGTCTCGTGAGCAAGCTCAACGACCGTGGCCCGCAGACGGCAGCCCTCGGCATGCTTGTGGGCACCGCAGGCTACGGCACGCTGCTCGTCCTCGGCGAGGCCACGCAGCTCACCGTCACACAACTCTCCCATCAGGTTCAGCGCTGGCTTCCCCGATGGATCGCCTGGCCACTCGCAGGCAGCGCCGTAGGGTTTGCCGCAGCTGTCCTGAGTGACCGCATGGTGTGGCGCCGCATGCTCCACTCGGCTTCCATCAACGCCCTTGAGCTCAACCGGTTGGTCTACCCCGGCTCGTCCATGCCGTGGGAGCCGGAGCGCTCCGGCAGCCCCTGGTCCCATGAGCCGTGGACAGCCGTTGGCTCACAGGGCAGGGCTTTCCTCGACCGCGGCCCGCGCGCCGAGGATATCCGGGAAGTCATGCACTATGACCGAGCGCGTGAGCCGATCCGTGTCTACATTGGCCTTATCCGCGGCCGCGGTCCGCAGGCCGCCGCCCGCCAGGCAGTGGCGGAGATGGATCGCACGGGTGCTTTCCACCGCAACACCATTGTGGTGCAGCTGCCCTCCGGCTCAGGCTGGATTAACAACTATTCCGTGAGCGCCTACGAGTTCCTCACCCGCGGCAACTGCGCCACTGTAGCTGTGCAGTTTGATTACCTGCCCTCAATGTTTTCCTACCTGGTAGACAAGGACCTCTCTCGCACATTTGCCCGCGAGCTCATCACCGCCGTGCACGAGCGCCTCGAGCTTCTCCCGGAAGATAATCGCCCTAAGTTCTACCTCAGCGGCGAATCCCTAGGCTGCTACGCCATCGTGGAAAACTACGAGACCGTCGAGGATCTTCTCGCCGACTGCGATGGCGCCGTCTTCACTGGGCCGCCGCGCATGACGAGCTTCATGCGCCGCCTTCACCGTGAGCGCGGCTCCTTGGAGCGCCTGCCGCTTATCGACGGCGGCCGCCACCTCCGCTTCGCCGCCTCCCCTGAGCACATGACCCACGATGCCTTCGGCGAACCCTATGGCCCGTGGGAACGGCCCCGGGTGACGGTGGGCCAGCATGCCTCCGATCCCATCGTGTGGTGGGATAACAAACTCATCTACGCTCGGCCCAAC is a genomic window of Corynebacterium singulare containing:
- a CDS encoding alpha/beta-hydrolase family protein, with the protein product MAGMRHFARRVALKAARKGLHAAIFSLELVSDLTPGVRMTGRRRLPQNMWPGLFGAEVATWAAISPSLLPRPWWVTAANVAIGQGAGHLAATTLAFLTKQGLSMAGRRPQDHVGPTTRRYSYYALGLGTFIAGLRSLKNQTAQARLVSKLNDRGPQTAALGMLVGTAGYGTLLVLGEATQLTVTQLSHQVQRWLPRWIAWPLAGSAVGFAAAVLSDRMVWRRMLHSASINALELNRLVYPGSSMPWEPERSGSPWSHEPWTAVGSQGRAFLDRGPRAEDIREVMHYDRAREPIRVYIGLIRGRGPQAAARQAVAEMDRTGAFHRNTIVVQLPSGSGWINNYSVSAYEFLTRGNCATVAVQFDYLPSMFSYLVDKDLSRTFARELITAVHERLELLPEDNRPKFYLSGESLGCYAIVENYETVEDLLADCDGAVFTGPPRMTSFMRRLHRERGSLERLPLIDGGRHLRFAASPEHMTHDAFGEPYGPWERPRVTVGQHASDPIVWWDNKLIYARPNWIHEPTPKALHADTFENLHWYPFITFWQVALDQINSLNVPGGHGHNYFEETFWYWDSVLGSQTRTQLTPELAERMREFVARDQLNKPTDFRTQVRKQF